The Haloprofundus salinisoli region CGCGGGCGACCTCCTCGATTCCCCGACCGGGGACGTACGGTGAGTTCGCAGAGAGGTCCCGTGGTTCCATGTTCGGTACGTGTTTGTGGCGGGTCTTAAGGGTGCTTACACCGGACGAGAGACGGGTTTCAGTGAACGCCGGCGAACGACCGCTCACCACGTTCGGTGGCTTTCGTTTCGATCGATGTTCGTCGCGCGGATACCGCTGCTAGCGATGGCCTTCGTCGCCGTTCGGTAATCGACGACACGACCGAGAGACAGAGAGACCGAGTCAGCGAGAATCGTCGCGCTCGGCTGTTCCCCCCGTCGGTACGTACTGCTCGAACCGCGGGTCGGCCGAGAGCGCGTTCGGAACGAACAGTCGGTCGTCCCCCTCGGCCGTGTGGCTCCGAATCAGCGTCTGTCCCTCCCGACCGGTGAGAAAGCCGAGATACGCCGTCGCCAGTTCGTAGTTCACCTCGTGACGTGCTGGGTTGGTGAGGACGACGCCGTAGTCGTTTTTCAGTCGCCCGGAGCCGCCGTCGAGCGGTCCGGTGACGTGGGCGACGAGACCGGTTTCTGCCGCAGTGACCTGGTGGGTGCCGCGGTCGGTGAGCGCGTACGCGCCGCGTTGGCCCGCCTGTCGGAGCGTCGCCGCCATCCCGTTACCGGTCGCTTGGTACCACGACCCGCCGGGGTCGACGCCCGCGGCGTCCCACAGCTGTCGCTCTCGCCAGTGCGTTCCCGAGTCGTCGCCGCGGGAGAGAAACAGCGCTTCCGCGGCGGCGACGCGTCGAAACGCCTCCAAGGGGCCGTCCGCCTCACCGACCCCGGCAGGGTCGTCCGCGAGGCCGACGACCAGAAAGTCGTTGTACATCAGGTCGCGGCGGTTGATACCGTGACCCTCGCGGATGAACGTGTCTTCGGCGCTTCGCGCATGGACGATGACCGCGTCGGCGTCGCCGTTTCCGGCCGTTTCGAGCGCCGCGCCGGTTCCCTCGACGAGCGTCTTCACCCGTACGCCGAATCGGCTCTCGAACGCCGCGTGCAACACGTCGAGCAATCCCGTGTCGTACGCCGTCGTCGCCGTGGCGAGCGTGAGGGTTCGGTCGTCGCTCGCCGCGGCGTCGTCGCTGGACGACGCGGCCCCGGGTTCTACGTCGCGCTCCGCACAGCCGCCGAGCGTCGCTGCCGTCCCTCCTACGGCCGCACTCAGAAAGCGGCGTCTCTCCATGCCGCGCGTTCAGACTGCTCGACGAAAGTATATCTGGTTTCGGTCCCTTTCCTGAGAAATTTCATTCGGTTCCCCGGCACGCCGAACTGCCACGCCACGAACGTTTATCACCGAGAACGGACCCAACCGTCTCCGTGAACTGAAACCGGACGTGACGGGGTCGAGGCGGATGTACGGCGCGCCCCTCACGAAACAGTCCGTGCGCCGTCTGTTCGCTATCTACGGAATCCGGACGCCGTGTTCGAGCGTGCCGACGCCCTCGATCTCGACTTCGACGTGATCGCCGTCCGAGAGCGGGCCGACGCCCTCCGGCGTGCCGGTCGCGATGACGTCGCCCGGTTCGAGCGTCAGATACGTCGTTATCTCCTCGACGAGCGTCGGGACGTCGAACACCATCTGGTCTCGGCTCCCATCCTGCTTCGTCTCGCCGTTGACGCGGAGCGTCACGCGGGCGTCGTCGGGGACGTGTTCGGGGTCGGCAAGCACCGGCCCCATCGGCGCGCTGCCGTCGAACGCCTTGCCGCGAATCCAGTTCTGCTCCTGA contains the following coding sequences:
- a CDS encoding substrate-binding domain-containing protein, coding for MERRRFLSAAVGGTAATLGGCAERDVEPGAASSSDDAAASDDRTLTLATATTAYDTGLLDVLHAAFESRFGVRVKTLVEGTGAALETAGNGDADAVIVHARSAEDTFIREGHGINRRDLMYNDFLVVGLADDPAGVGEADGPLEAFRRVAAAEALFLSRGDDSGTHWRERQLWDAAGVDPGGSWYQATGNGMAATLRQAGQRGAYALTDRGTHQVTAAETGLVAHVTGPLDGGSGRLKNDYGVVLTNPARHEVNYELATAYLGFLTGREGQTLIRSHTAEGDDRLFVPNALSADPRFEQYVPTGGTAERDDSR